Below is a genomic region from Ignavibacteria bacterium.
GCCATTTCTGAGATCAGCATGCGAATATATTGAGCACGTTTTGTGCACTCAATTCCAGCTAATTTTTCAACAGCAAAAGTGAATGCGGTATTATTGCTCAATGGAGCGAGATAATCTAATCGATCGGTATGCGGAATGAATTCATGATATGTGGAGTTCTCAGCAATTTTCTCAAAACCACGGTGGAGGTAGCCAAGTTCAGGTACGCAGCCAATCACTGTCTCTCCATCAAGCTGTACAAGCAAGCGTAATACACCATGAGTTGCCGGATGCTGCGGACCGATATTAAGCACCATTCCGCTTTCAAGTGCATCTTCGAAATAAACTCCGGTATCTTTTGCCAGGAGTGATTCTAGTATTTTAGTTTTGGGTAATTGTTCGCTGGAAGTATTCATTTATTTTTCGGGAGAGGAATTGAGCCTGGAATTCCAAGCAGTGGAAAATCTTTTCTTAGGGGATAGTATTCATAATCTTCGGGCATGTACATGCGTCGAAGATCGGGATGATTGTTGAATATAATGCCGTACATATCATAAGTTTCGCGTTCGTGCCAATTTGCTGTCCCAAATACATCACTTACTGAATCAATATTCAAATATTTTTCATCTACTCGGCATTTTATTCTTAATTGAACTTTATTTTTTAGCGAGAAAAGTTGATAGACAACTTCAAACCGGTCTTTTCGTTTTGCACGATCGGCTCCGCAAAGATCAATTAAAAAATTAAAAGACAGTTCCGAATCATCTCTTAAAAATGTGAGAATGCCAACTATCTTACTTTTGTCGACGATGAACGTCTGCTCGCCTCTAAAGTAAATCACATCAAGAATGGAATCGGAAAAATTTTCTTTTAGTTTCTTTTCAATTAATTCTGTCATTTGTTCAATACGGGAAGTTCAATCATTGGTTTGTTTTGATATTCGAGTACACTCGATTTACCGACTTTCTTTTGGATCTCCATCAGTGCGGCTAATAAGTTTTCAGGGCGAGGCGGGCAGCCTGCAGTGTAAACATCAACCGGGATGAATTGATCGATGCCTTGCACAACCGAGTATGACCTGAACATTCCGCCGCTCGATGCACATGCACCCATTGAGATCACCCATTTCGGATCAGGCATTTGATCGTAAATTTTTCTGACTACCTTTGCCATTTTATACGTAACAGTTCCTGCCACAATCATCAAATCGCATTGACGAGGAGTAAATCTCATAACCTCAGAACCGAAGCGTGAAATATCAAATCGCGGATCAGCAGCAGCCATCATTTCAATCGCACAGCAGGAAATTCCAAGCGGCATAGGCCAGAGCGAATTTTTTCTTGCCCAACCGATCAGTGCGCTTATCTGCGTGGTGATAAAACCTTCACCGAATCCAGTTTCTAGTCCCATTTAAGGGCTCCTTTCTTTAGGATATAAAAATATCCGACAAGAAGAATTAAAATGAATACTATCATTTCTATGATTATGAACAATCCCATAGAGTTCATAAGCGATTTAAGATTTACAGCCCACGGATAAAGAAAAACAACTTCGATATCAAAAATAATAAAGAGCATCGCAACCATATAAAACTTTACTGAGAATCTTTCACGTGCTGTTTTGACCGGCTCCATTCCGCTTTCGTAAGTTGATAGCTTTGATGGATCGGGTCTTTGCGGTCCGAACCATGAAGAGCTTTTCATTAGGAATAACGAAAACAGAATGGCGACAACTATTGCAAGAAATAACGGGATATACTGTTCAATCATAGAAATATTTTATTCAAAAATATTGATTAAGCGCTGTAATGTCAATTCAGTTTGAGATACGAATAATAAAAATTTTATTCACTCAACTCACTAAGTATTTGATTATCAGATTAAGCTCAAACCAAGAATAATAAATAGGATAAAACTGTAAATCCTATACATCGTTGAAATATTTCATTGGAGATAGGAAAATCTTTGCCACCCTATTGCTTTTTAATTTTCCTTTACTGAGATTCACATAGGATTTGAGCAGATTATGAAAACAAAAAGTGTAGGAAAATACTCCTGGGTTTTCTGTTTCAGTTTAAAAAAATTCCTTAGGATGGAGTTCTTCTTACTTCTTACTTCTTACTTCTTACTTCTTACTTCTATTATATACACCGTGCAACGTTTACGTGGATTCAACTCTTTCAAAATATTCATATAGTCACCAAATTAAAAGCGGAGGTGGGTGCTTGTCGATTATCGGCCAAAGAGCAAGATAAGTTCATGACAGGATTTACCTGAATGAGAATGTCTTGAAAAATTTTCTTTAGTAAGTGAAAATCAAAAACTATAGGAGAAATAAAAATGAAAAAGTTATCTTTTCTTATTTTATTTTTTGGCGCTAATATTTTAACATTTGGTGCTAATGTTTATTTCTTGAATGATGGTCCAGGGTATATTTATACTAATGGACAAACTTTTTACAGTAATCAAGATGGTCATGCCTTAGTAGCTTATCATGTTTGGGCAGAGCCCACTAGGTACAGTGTTAGTGAATGGGGTGCAAGATTTCAAGATCCTGATGGAAATTGGTCAAGTTGGAGTGCTTTATCAAGTGGTCAGGGTTTGCATGAATGTCTGAAAGTGGGAACTTGGAATGTTCAAGGACGTGTGTGGGTGGATATTGATTATAACACTTATCAGACAAATTTTTATATGTATACGAGTTTTACATTATATTTTTATGTTGTTGATAATTATGCTCCATCAGCACCACAAAATATAAGTGTTCAAGCATATGAAGCACAAGGATACTATTCGCCAAAACTTACCTGGACTTTAAACTCTGAAATCGATGTTACTCTAAATTCTTTTGGATATTATATTGACAGAAGACTTGATGCAGAAGGAAATGGAAATTGGACTTCATGGCAAACTCTTGATTCAGTTAATGGAAATAGTAATTATTATATTGATTATTCCATAACCACTGCCGGTTCCGGTCCTTCAAAAGTGCAATATAAATTAAGAGCTAAAGATGTTTATAATAATTATTCGAATTATACATCCGCAGTTGAGCTGAATTATGGAAATTCAATGAATAAAATTGGGACAAAGAATTTAAATTATTCATTCTCTCTAAGTCAAAATTATCCCAATCCGTTCAATCCGACTACGAAAATTAAATTCAATATTCCACATTCAGCATTCGTCACTTTAAAAGTTTATGACATACTTGGAAAAAAAGTTGCTACCCTTGTAAATGAAGAAATGTCTGCAGAAAATCATTCTGTGAATTTCGATGCTAATAATCTGCCGCCAGGTATCTATATCTATAAAATAAGTGCCGGTGAGTTTACTGAAATAAAGAAAATGTTATTAATCAAATAAAATCATAAGAGCAAGGTAAAGCTTGCTCTTTTTAAATATTTTATGAAACATAATGAGTCAGAATAATTATAAGGTTATATAATGAAAAAAATATTATTAATTCTATCATTTATTTCAGTCGGCGTTTTAGAAGCACAAGAAGTCAAACCTTTTTCCAATTTTGATATTGGTTTTTATGGTGGTATTAATTTTTATAATACAGACAACATTAGAGGGGATTTTCTTGTAGAACTTAAAACGAATCTCATATCTTCACTTAATCTGAAAACCTCTACCGGTTATTTTAGGACAATTCAACCTTATCCTTACAATTACACTGTAAGAAATTACTCTGAATATCCTGGTATTGATACTATTCGCATATTTTTTGCACGTAAATATAATTTAATAAGTAAAGATTATGATATTTTCCCGCTTACCTTAGGCATTCAATATAATTTCAATCAAAGCACTTTCTCGCCGTATATTTCAATAGATGTAGTTTATAACTTTATGAATACGTTCATA
It encodes:
- a CDS encoding NADH-quinone oxidoreductase subunit C is translated as MTELIEKKLKENFSDSILDVIYFRGEQTFIVDKSKIVGILTFLRDDSELSFNFLIDLCGADRAKRKDRFEVVYQLFSLKNKVQLRIKCRVDEKYLNIDSVSDVFGTANWHERETYDMYGIIFNNHPDLRRMYMPEDYEYYPLRKDFPLLGIPGSIPLPKNK
- a CDS encoding NADH-quinone oxidoreductase subunit B, with product MGLETGFGEGFITTQISALIGWARKNSLWPMPLGISCCAIEMMAAADPRFDISRFGSEVMRFTPRQCDLMIVAGTVTYKMAKVVRKIYDQMPDPKWVISMGACASSGGMFRSYSVVQGIDQFIPVDVYTAGCPPRPENLLAALMEIQKKVGKSSVLEYQNKPMIELPVLNK
- a CDS encoding NADH-quinone oxidoreductase subunit A → MIEQYIPLFLAIVVAILFSLFLMKSSSWFGPQRPDPSKLSTYESGMEPVKTARERFSVKFYMVAMLFIIFDIEVVFLYPWAVNLKSLMNSMGLFIIIEMIVFILILLVGYFYILKKGALKWD
- a CDS encoding T9SS type A sorting domain-containing protein; protein product: MKKLSFLILFFGANILTFGANVYFLNDGPGYIYTNGQTFYSNQDGHALVAYHVWAEPTRYSVSEWGARFQDPDGNWSSWSALSSGQGLHECLKVGTWNVQGRVWVDIDYNTYQTNFYMYTSFTLYFYVVDNYAPSAPQNISVQAYEAQGYYSPKLTWTLNSEIDVTLNSFGYYIDRRLDAEGNGNWTSWQTLDSVNGNSNYYIDYSITTAGSGPSKVQYKLRAKDVYNNYSNYTSAVELNYGNSMNKIGTKNLNYSFSLSQNYPNPFNPTTKIKFNIPHSAFVTLKVYDILGKKVATLVNEEMSAENHSVNFDANNLPPGIYIYKISAGEFTEIKKMLLIK
- a CDS encoding autotransporter outer membrane beta-barrel domain-containing protein, which gives rise to MKKILLILSFISVGVLEAQEVKPFSNFDIGFYGGINFYNTDNIRGDFLVELKTNLISSLNLKTSTGYFRTIQPYPYNYTVRNYSEYPGIDTIRIFFARKYNLISKDYDIFPLTLGIQYNFNQSTFSPYISIDVVYNFMNTFIKTSPSEVWSYNSIDEIPAEFKGDQKKEELPDNSYGIILGAGTSYHISSKLNLDFRYMFKYDSKIVNTHHFIVGIYF